The following are from one region of the Georgenia sp. M64 genome:
- a CDS encoding acyltransferase family protein yields the protein MPVDVDLARPAHPRPDLPAARAAVYRADIQGLRSLAVLLVVVYHVWLGRVSGGVDVFLMISAFLLTESFVRKVEAGRPLELLGHWAHRFRRLLPAAVVTILGTVAAVRLLAPASRWEETIDQAWASLLYVQNWLLASRSVDYYAAEHATASPLQHFWSLSIQGQVFILWPILLALGAWVSRRTGWSYRGVLAVTFGTVFAASLAWSVVETAANQPFAYFDSRARLWEFAAGSLLALALPLVRLPRGLKVVLGWAGLAALVAVGLVLPVERAFPGYVALWPILAAGSVLAAGGTGTALGADRFLSFRPLVALGNSSYALYLVHWPILVLYLVATGRESAGLLDGLAIVASSILLAELVTRVVETPLRRLSWAERSPLRGAVVILVSLALVAAPLTWWRSALAQEAAEAAAAGAQDNPGAAALAADYEPAGDPDAPTVPLPADQPDWFDLEQECEGRFRPDEEALSGRCTQSPAVDDPERVVVALGDSHTQQWTAAVAPLARERGWQIVSLLNAGCNFGDPTHSSQPDHCADWLPMAYDFVEQLGPDAVLTIATNTYPNGTPERVVPGYEETAARFTDAGIEVIALRDNPRFTFDPYECALEEEDPTACSIPLEASMATTNPAASLARTPGVHVLDLTDLVCPDGTCPAVIGNVYAYFDSNHLTTTYLTSLAPSLEERLLASTGW from the coding sequence GTGCCCGTGGACGTCGACCTCGCCCGTCCGGCGCACCCCCGTCCGGACCTCCCCGCCGCGCGCGCCGCGGTCTACCGTGCCGACATCCAGGGGCTGCGCTCCCTGGCGGTCCTCCTGGTGGTCGTCTACCACGTCTGGCTCGGAAGGGTCTCCGGGGGCGTCGACGTCTTCCTCATGATCTCGGCGTTCCTCCTCACCGAGTCCTTCGTCCGCAAGGTGGAGGCGGGGCGGCCGCTGGAGCTCCTGGGCCACTGGGCGCACCGCTTCCGGCGCCTGCTGCCGGCCGCCGTCGTGACGATCCTCGGCACGGTCGCCGCCGTGCGGCTGCTCGCCCCGGCCTCCCGGTGGGAGGAGACGATCGACCAGGCGTGGGCGTCGCTGCTGTACGTCCAGAACTGGCTGCTGGCCTCCCGGTCGGTCGACTACTACGCCGCCGAGCACGCCACGGCCAGCCCGTTGCAGCACTTCTGGTCGTTGTCGATCCAGGGTCAGGTCTTCATCCTGTGGCCGATCCTCCTCGCGCTCGGCGCATGGGTCAGCCGGCGCACCGGGTGGTCCTACCGCGGGGTCCTGGCGGTGACGTTCGGGACCGTCTTCGCCGCCTCGCTCGCGTGGTCGGTGGTCGAGACCGCCGCGAACCAGCCCTTCGCCTACTTCGACTCCAGGGCCCGCCTGTGGGAGTTCGCCGCCGGCTCCCTGCTGGCGCTGGCGCTGCCGCTCGTCCGTCTGCCACGCGGGCTCAAGGTGGTGCTCGGGTGGGCCGGCCTGGCCGCACTGGTGGCCGTCGGGCTGGTGCTTCCCGTCGAACGGGCCTTCCCGGGCTACGTCGCGCTGTGGCCCATCCTCGCCGCTGGGTCCGTGCTCGCCGCCGGCGGCACCGGCACCGCGCTCGGCGCCGACCGGTTCCTCTCCTTCCGCCCGCTCGTCGCGCTCGGGAACAGCTCGTACGCCCTGTACCTCGTCCACTGGCCGATCCTCGTCCTCTACCTCGTCGCCACCGGCCGGGAGTCCGCCGGCCTGCTCGACGGGCTCGCGATCGTCGCGTCGTCGATCCTCCTGGCCGAGCTCGTCACCCGCGTCGTGGAGACGCCGCTGCGCCGGCTGTCCTGGGCGGAGCGCAGCCCCCTGCGCGGCGCCGTCGTCATCCTCGTGAGCCTGGCGCTCGTCGCTGCCCCGCTGACGTGGTGGCGCAGCGCCCTGGCGCAGGAGGCGGCGGAGGCCGCGGCCGCCGGCGCGCAGGACAACCCCGGCGCGGCCGCGCTCGCCGCCGACTACGAGCCGGCCGGCGACCCGGACGCCCCGACCGTCCCCCTGCCGGCCGACCAGCCCGACTGGTTCGACCTCGAGCAGGAGTGCGAGGGGCGGTTCCGCCCGGACGAGGAGGCCCTGTCCGGCCGGTGCACCCAGAGCCCCGCCGTGGACGACCCGGAGCGGGTGGTCGTCGCCCTCGGCGACTCGCACACGCAGCAGTGGACGGCGGCGGTCGCACCGCTCGCCCGGGAGCGGGGCTGGCAGATCGTGTCCCTGCTCAACGCCGGCTGCAACTTCGGCGACCCCACCCACTCCTCGCAGCCCGACCACTGCGCCGACTGGCTGCCGATGGCGTACGACTTCGTCGAGCAGCTCGGGCCGGACGCCGTGCTCACGATCGCGACCAACACCTACCCCAACGGCACCCCCGAGCGGGTCGTCCCGGGGTACGAGGAGACCGCGGCGCGCTTCACCGACGCCGGCATCGAGGTCATCGCCCTCCGGGACAACCCGCGCTTCACGTTCGACCCCTACGAGTGCGCCCTCGAGGAGGAGGACCCGACGGCCTGCTCGATCCCCCTCGAGGCCTCGATGGCGACGACGAACCCGGCCGCCTCGCTCGCCCGCACCCCCGGCGTGCACGTCCTCGACCTCACTGACCTCGTGTGCCCGGACGGCACCTGTCCCGCCGTCATCGGGAACGTCTACGCGTACTTCGACAGCAACCACCTCACGACGACGTACCTCACCTCGCTCGCCCCCTCGCTCGAGGAACGGCTCCTCGCCTCCACGGGGTGGTGA
- a CDS encoding glycoside hydrolase family 99-like domain-containing protein, protein MRKITVAGVRRRAARYSMIAKSGVITYLEDGTLPGRSRSVSPVDFGAWLRRGAGRKASGHPDSWRVDPQLPLESPAKIAVVVHVFYADLLPELLASLAALPVEFDLVVTNASGETVTVPRDGLPRLRNVVLFDVENRGRDIFPLVQVVNAGILDPYELVLKLHTKKSAWREEHAELSGSGGEWKDQFLSSLVGGQDEVTAILDAFADDPNLGLVTAPGNIVGKEFWGADEQITRELLRRLELDVDHDALRFAAGSMYWVRAFVLQGLRALNLTADDFDDEAGQIDGTTAHAIERSIGILTEEAGLTLTETDTLPAAPTGGWERYRFAAPRTPGVRFVPFYLGQFHPTPENDVWWGKGFTEWTNVTAARPVYRGHHQPKLPSELGFYDLRLDEIREAQARLAREHGIAAFMYYYYWFAGQRLLSEPIERLLASDTPMPFCIMWANENWTRRWDGRSSDILIGQDYDLVPAESFIDDVMPFLKDPRYLRVGGRPVLAVYRPAQMDDFDAVLETWRRRAREEGVGELLVLAVAVAEEFDGIGANFREHGLDGTLGFPPHNLPWAPGPAEKLALQPQFRGNLMSYGALAEAARTRLRTLADGVNPGVMVNFDNTARRQWRPDVWYGSNPYTFRRWVAQAAAAVMHRPPEERLVFINAWNEWAEGAILEPTDRAGRTYLQAVRDVAFG, encoded by the coding sequence ATGCGCAAGATCACGGTCGCCGGCGTGCGCCGGCGCGCGGCCCGCTACTCGATGATCGCCAAGTCCGGCGTCATCACCTACCTCGAGGACGGCACCCTCCCCGGCCGGTCGCGCTCGGTCTCCCCGGTCGACTTCGGCGCCTGGCTGCGCCGCGGGGCCGGCCGCAAGGCGTCGGGCCACCCGGACAGCTGGCGGGTGGACCCCCAGCTGCCGCTGGAGAGCCCGGCGAAGATCGCCGTCGTCGTCCACGTCTTCTACGCCGACCTCCTCCCCGAGCTCCTCGCGAGCCTCGCGGCGCTGCCGGTCGAGTTCGACCTCGTGGTCACCAACGCCTCCGGCGAGACGGTCACCGTCCCGCGCGACGGCCTGCCCCGGCTGCGCAACGTCGTCCTCTTCGACGTCGAGAACCGCGGCCGCGACATCTTCCCCCTGGTCCAGGTGGTCAACGCCGGCATCCTCGACCCCTACGAGCTGGTCCTGAAGCTGCACACCAAGAAGAGCGCCTGGCGCGAGGAGCACGCCGAGCTCAGCGGCTCGGGCGGGGAGTGGAAGGACCAGTTCCTCTCCTCCCTGGTGGGCGGGCAGGACGAGGTCACGGCCATCCTGGACGCCTTCGCCGACGACCCGAACCTGGGGCTGGTCACCGCCCCGGGAAACATCGTCGGCAAGGAGTTCTGGGGCGCCGACGAGCAGATCACCCGCGAGCTGCTGCGCCGCCTCGAGCTCGACGTCGACCACGACGCCCTCCGCTTCGCCGCCGGGTCGATGTACTGGGTCCGCGCCTTCGTCCTGCAGGGGCTGCGTGCGCTCAACCTCACCGCGGACGACTTCGACGACGAGGCCGGCCAGATCGACGGCACGACCGCCCACGCGATCGAGCGCTCCATCGGCATCCTCACCGAGGAGGCGGGGCTGACCCTCACCGAGACCGACACCCTCCCGGCCGCGCCCACCGGGGGCTGGGAGCGCTACCGCTTCGCCGCCCCCCGCACCCCGGGCGTGAGGTTCGTCCCGTTCTACCTGGGCCAGTTCCACCCGACGCCGGAGAACGACGTGTGGTGGGGCAAGGGCTTCACCGAGTGGACCAACGTGACGGCGGCACGGCCGGTCTACCGTGGCCACCACCAGCCCAAGCTGCCCAGCGAGCTGGGCTTCTACGACCTGCGGCTCGACGAGATCCGGGAGGCCCAGGCGCGCCTCGCGCGGGAGCACGGCATCGCCGCGTTCATGTACTACTACTACTGGTTCGCCGGCCAGCGACTGCTCTCCGAGCCCATCGAGCGGCTCCTCGCGTCCGACACGCCGATGCCGTTCTGCATCATGTGGGCCAACGAGAACTGGACCCGCCGGTGGGACGGCCGCTCCTCCGACATCCTCATCGGGCAGGACTACGACCTCGTCCCCGCCGAGTCCTTCATCGACGACGTCATGCCCTTCCTCAAGGACCCCCGCTACCTGCGCGTCGGCGGCCGTCCGGTGCTGGCGGTGTACCGGCCGGCACAGATGGACGACTTCGACGCCGTGCTCGAGACGTGGCGGCGCCGGGCGCGCGAGGAGGGCGTCGGCGAGCTCCTCGTGCTGGCGGTCGCCGTGGCCGAGGAGTTCGACGGCATCGGCGCGAACTTCCGCGAGCACGGCCTCGACGGCACCCTGGGCTTCCCCCCGCACAACCTCCCCTGGGCGCCCGGACCGGCGGAGAAGCTCGCCCTCCAGCCCCAGTTCCGGGGCAACCTCATGAGCTACGGCGCGCTGGCCGAGGCGGCGCGGACCCGGCTGCGCACCCTCGCCGACGGCGTCAACCCCGGCGTCATGGTCAACTTCGACAACACGGCGCGGCGCCAGTGGCGGCCCGACGTCTGGTACGGCTCCAACCCCTACACGTTCCGGCGCTGGGTGGCGCAGGCGGCCGCGGCCGTCATGCACCGGCCGCCGGAGGAGCGGCTGGTGTTCATCAACGCGTGGAACGAGTGGGCCGAGGGAGCGATCCTCGAGCCGACCGACCGGGCCGGGCGCACCTACCTCCAGGCCGTCCGGGACGTCGCCTTCGGCTGA
- a CDS encoding glycosyltransferase family 2 protein, with product MKLFVQVPCLNEEETLPSVLETIPREIPGIDAVEILIIDDGSTDRTVEVARAHGVTHIVQHARNMGLARSFRDGVDYALAHGADIVVNTDGDNQYPQSRITDLVQPIVRGEADIVIADRQTSKIAHFSPFKKAMQKIGSEVVNVAAGTDLPDAASGFRAYSKASLIRLNVVTQFSYCMETIIQAGNKRLRIASVPVTTNAKTRESRLFKNIWQHMFKSGTAISRSYLMFKPHIVLGGLGTIMLVAALIPFVRYLVLLLMGDAGGHVQSLIFGTAMLVGALLSYALLVIADLQRTNRVLLEESLERLKEMQYRPPAEVLADVTALWPAGGHALPATADAPAAPADAVRGARPATTATGETVVPGGESDAAPHVTAGEAVHRR from the coding sequence ATGAAGCTGTTCGTCCAGGTTCCGTGCCTGAACGAGGAGGAGACCCTCCCGTCGGTCCTCGAGACGATCCCGCGGGAGATCCCCGGCATCGACGCGGTGGAGATCCTCATCATCGACGACGGCTCCACCGACCGCACCGTCGAGGTCGCCCGGGCCCACGGCGTGACGCACATCGTCCAGCACGCCCGCAACATGGGTCTGGCGCGCTCGTTCCGCGACGGCGTGGACTACGCCCTCGCCCACGGCGCCGACATCGTCGTCAACACCGACGGCGACAACCAGTACCCGCAGTCCCGGATCACCGACCTCGTCCAGCCCATCGTGCGGGGCGAGGCCGACATCGTCATCGCGGACCGGCAGACCTCGAAGATCGCCCACTTCTCCCCGTTCAAGAAGGCGATGCAGAAGATCGGGTCCGAGGTGGTCAACGTCGCCGCGGGCACGGACCTGCCCGACGCCGCGAGCGGGTTCCGCGCCTACTCCAAGGCCTCGCTCATCCGGCTCAACGTCGTCACGCAGTTCTCCTACTGCATGGAGACGATCATCCAGGCGGGGAACAAGCGGCTGCGGATCGCGTCGGTGCCGGTGACGACCAACGCCAAGACCCGCGAGTCGCGGCTGTTCAAGAACATCTGGCAGCACATGTTCAAGTCGGGCACGGCGATCAGCCGCTCCTACCTCATGTTCAAGCCGCACATCGTCCTGGGCGGCCTGGGCACCATCATGCTCGTGGCCGCGCTCATCCCGTTCGTGCGGTACCTGGTCCTGCTGCTCATGGGTGACGCCGGCGGTCACGTCCAGTCGCTCATCTTCGGCACGGCCATGCTCGTCGGCGCCCTGCTCAGCTACGCGCTGCTCGTCATCGCCGACCTCCAGCGCACCAACCGGGTCCTGCTCGAGGAGTCGCTCGAGAGGCTCAAGGAGATGCAGTACCGCCCGCCGGCCGAGGTCCTCGCCGACGTCACCGCCCTGTGGCCCGCGGGCGGCCACGCGCTGCCCGCGACGGCGGACGCTCCCGCGGCGCCCGCCGACGCGGTGCGCGGCGCCCGGCCCGCGACCACCGCCACCGGGGAGACCGTCGTCCCCGGCGGGGAGAGCGACGCCGCGCCGCACGTGACCGCGGGAGAAGCGGTCCACCGACGGTGA
- a CDS encoding polysaccharide deacetylase family protein has translation MAAVARSMRGVFAGVVAGVLLMLPGMTGAAAEPDRQVVTRGAQWFVAGGPSFTYGRSADVQVMGDWNDDGVRTPGVFRAGTWYLRNTLGSGAADLVVAFGRAGDRPVVGDWDGDGRTGIGVVRGSTWFLRGTPTSGVAESSFRFGRPGDTAVTGDWDGFGGAGIGVVRAGGWYLRNTPDGGGASISFGYGIPGDVPVTGDWDDDGRTGIGVVRGATWHLRNVASTGPADLVSIYGRCGDGVLSTHAARTEAGVPPSLRGTEWSVLPTTERVVALTFDAGANADGIPSILSTLRATGTPATFFLTGAWTQSFPSFAAEVGQAYPVGNHTQSHPDLTTLPDADVRGQVTSADTAIRAFAGTDPRPWFRFPFGARDARTISLVNCLDYGSVRWTVDTLGWQGTSGGQSASTVVSRVLANLRPGEIVLLHVGSHPTDGSTLDADALPAIIREVEARGYRFVDLDDYR, from the coding sequence ATGGCCGCCGTGGCAAGGTCGATGCGAGGGGTGTTCGCCGGCGTCGTCGCGGGGGTGCTCCTGATGTTGCCGGGGATGACCGGCGCGGCGGCCGAGCCCGACCGTCAGGTCGTCACCCGCGGCGCCCAGTGGTTCGTCGCGGGCGGACCGAGCTTCACGTACGGGCGCAGCGCGGACGTGCAGGTCATGGGCGACTGGAACGACGACGGCGTGCGCACCCCCGGGGTCTTCCGGGCCGGGACCTGGTACCTGCGCAACACCCTCGGCTCCGGCGCGGCGGATCTCGTCGTCGCGTTCGGCCGGGCCGGTGACCGCCCGGTCGTGGGCGACTGGGACGGCGACGGGCGCACCGGGATCGGCGTCGTGCGCGGCAGCACGTGGTTCCTGCGGGGCACCCCGACGAGCGGGGTCGCCGAGTCCAGCTTCCGCTTCGGCCGACCCGGGGACACCGCCGTCACCGGGGACTGGGACGGCTTCGGCGGGGCCGGGATCGGCGTCGTCCGGGCCGGCGGGTGGTACCTGCGCAACACCCCCGACGGCGGCGGCGCGAGCATCTCCTTCGGCTACGGCATCCCCGGTGACGTGCCGGTCACCGGGGACTGGGACGACGACGGTCGCACGGGGATCGGCGTGGTTCGCGGGGCCACCTGGCACCTGCGCAACGTCGCCTCCACCGGTCCCGCGGACCTCGTGTCCATCTACGGCCGGTGCGGGGACGGCGTGCTGAGCACCCACGCCGCCCGGACGGAGGCGGGTGTGCCGCCCTCCCTCCGGGGCACGGAGTGGTCCGTCCTGCCCACGACCGAGCGCGTCGTCGCGCTGACCTTCGACGCGGGCGCGAACGCCGACGGGATCCCCTCGATCCTGTCCACGCTCCGGGCCACGGGGACGCCGGCCACCTTCTTCCTCACCGGCGCGTGGACGCAGTCCTTCCCCTCGTTCGCCGCCGAGGTCGGCCAGGCCTACCCGGTGGGCAACCACACCCAGAGCCACCCGGACCTCACCACGCTTCCCGACGCCGACGTGCGGGGCCAGGTCACCTCGGCCGACACGGCGATCCGCGCGTTCGCCGGCACCGATCCCCGCCCGTGGTTCCGCTTCCCGTTCGGGGCGCGGGACGCCCGGACGATCTCGCTGGTGAACTGCCTGGACTACGGCTCGGTCCGCTGGACCGTGGACACCCTGGGCTGGCAGGGCACGTCCGGCGGGCAGAGCGCCTCGACGGTGGTCAGCCGGGTGCTGGCGAACCTGCGTCCGGGCGAGATCGTCCTCCTGCACGTCGGGTCGCACCCCACCGACGGCAGCACCCTCGACGCCGACGCCCTGCCGGCGATCATCCGTGAGGTCGAGGCGCGCGGGTACCGCTTCGTCGACCTCGACGACTACCGCTGA
- a CDS encoding DUF2142 domain-containing protein has translation MSQTSYRRTVAALTVLLGAVMALWAVLTPGFRAPDEPQHYNSVMRVATGGGWPAPGTAMISDATLIATREAGFSRQDQGIGMFTASLLPRGTLQGWGADFVELQPSDPAQRSVLDHTANLQDEIAPSHDQMTQHPPLYYGLMGGLVALLGGDGWRWDVQLLFMRLVDAFIAMWSVPLVAATARRVVGSATAGVVAGAGVVGIGQFAHINAAVTNDSLTTVLGLGVTYLAARALTGRHTTGLVVVTGVTLGLGLLTKGFLLAAIPVVALAFVLGRAGNPRTGRRWLSAFAALAVAFVVGGWWWARNLLVHGTLQPSGMPTPRMDWGDQTPTAVEFVPEAFERLNRSIWGNFGWLEVPLPFWLEMTLGILLVVLVVAAVVVPSPERRPMAVLLVLPVGTLAVVMAGSVAHYSSTGLFGGLQGRYLFSGLAAMLTAVAWSLTRGTRRIAPRFVRWLPLASVVTALALAAFSVVWAFQAFYQPYDGSVSDAVVRWGSWSLLTTPWLAVTVVAPAVLGVAALVLARPGARADEPRPAGELALHQRG, from the coding sequence GTGTCGCAGACTTCCTACCGCCGGACCGTCGCTGCGCTGACGGTGCTCCTGGGAGCGGTCATGGCGCTCTGGGCGGTCCTCACGCCCGGGTTCCGCGCGCCCGACGAGCCGCAGCACTACAACTCGGTCATGCGGGTCGCGACCGGCGGCGGCTGGCCCGCGCCGGGCACCGCGATGATCTCCGACGCCACCCTCATCGCCACCCGGGAGGCGGGTTTCAGCCGGCAGGACCAGGGCATCGGCATGTTCACCGCCTCGCTGCTGCCCCGGGGAACGCTCCAGGGCTGGGGTGCGGACTTCGTCGAGCTGCAGCCCTCCGACCCGGCCCAGCGGTCGGTGCTGGACCACACCGCGAACCTCCAGGACGAGATCGCGCCCAGCCACGACCAGATGACTCAGCACCCGCCCCTCTACTACGGCCTCATGGGCGGGCTCGTCGCACTGCTCGGCGGTGACGGGTGGCGCTGGGACGTCCAGCTCCTCTTCATGCGTCTCGTCGACGCGTTCATCGCCATGTGGTCGGTGCCCCTCGTGGCAGCCACCGCCCGCCGCGTCGTCGGCTCGGCCACCGCCGGGGTCGTGGCCGGCGCCGGGGTCGTCGGGATCGGCCAGTTCGCGCACATCAACGCCGCCGTGACGAACGACTCGCTCACCACGGTCCTCGGGCTGGGGGTGACCTACCTCGCCGCCCGCGCCCTCACCGGCCGGCACACCACCGGGCTCGTGGTGGTCACGGGCGTGACGCTCGGGCTGGGCCTGCTCACCAAGGGCTTCCTCCTCGCCGCGATCCCCGTGGTCGCCCTCGCGTTCGTCCTGGGCAGGGCGGGCAACCCGCGGACGGGGCGGCGCTGGCTGTCGGCATTCGCGGCCCTCGCCGTGGCGTTCGTCGTCGGCGGCTGGTGGTGGGCGCGCAACCTCCTCGTCCACGGCACGCTCCAGCCGTCGGGCATGCCCACCCCCCGGATGGACTGGGGCGACCAGACCCCCACCGCGGTGGAGTTCGTGCCGGAGGCCTTCGAACGCCTCAACCGGTCGATCTGGGGCAACTTCGGCTGGCTCGAGGTGCCGCTGCCGTTCTGGCTCGAGATGACCCTCGGGATCCTCCTCGTCGTCCTCGTCGTCGCGGCCGTCGTGGTCCCCTCCCCCGAGCGTCGGCCCATGGCGGTCCTGCTCGTCCTGCCGGTCGGCACGCTCGCGGTCGTCATGGCCGGCTCGGTCGCCCACTACTCCTCCACCGGACTGTTCGGCGGCCTGCAGGGCCGCTACCTCTTCTCCGGTCTCGCGGCGATGCTCACCGCCGTGGCCTGGAGCCTCACCCGGGGGACGCGGCGGATCGCCCCGCGGTTCGTGCGCTGGCTGCCGCTGGCGTCGGTCGTGACGGCGCTGGCCCTGGCGGCCTTCTCGGTGGTGTGGGCGTTCCAGGCCTTCTACCAGCCCTATGACGGCTCCGTCTCCGACGCGGTCGTCCGGTGGGGGTCGTGGAGCCTGCTGACGACGCCGTGGCTCGCCGTGACCGTCGTCGCGCCGGCCGTCCTCGGCGTCGCTGCCCTCGTGCTCGCCCGGCCCGGGGCACGGGCGGACGAGCCGCGCCCGGCGGGCGAGCTCGCCCTGCACCAGCGCGGCTGA
- a CDS encoding lysylphosphatidylglycerol synthase domain-containing protein: MGRVVEALRSRWVRRGFVLLALAAAVWAVASQWEEVSSAAVRLGPATLAASLAVSVVFVVMTMLSWRVVLADMGSPLSLRSAAALFFVSQVAKYLPGGVWNILAAAEMGADHAIPRRRSVSVMAVSLLVSVVTGSALALAAIAVAPGEDAAAYSWVGWAFPAFLVLLAPPVLNRVLGLALRLTRRPPLEKPVSARGVALAALWSVLSWLTAGVQVSLLAVPLGMDLTAATYALAAGGYALAWTVGFLVLVVPAGVGIREAVLGAVLTTQLGTGAVVLVVLLSRVLLTGADLLLGAVGLLLARGGAVPVADPEKTGSAAQP; the protein is encoded by the coding sequence ATGGGACGCGTCGTGGAGGCACTGCGCTCGCGCTGGGTGCGGCGGGGCTTCGTGCTCCTGGCTCTCGCCGCTGCCGTGTGGGCGGTGGCGAGCCAGTGGGAGGAGGTGAGCTCGGCGGCCGTCCGGCTGGGCCCGGCGACCCTCGCCGCCTCGCTGGCCGTCAGCGTCGTCTTCGTCGTCATGACGATGCTGTCGTGGCGTGTGGTGCTCGCCGACATGGGCTCGCCCCTGTCCCTGCGGTCTGCGGCCGCCCTGTTCTTCGTCTCCCAGGTGGCCAAGTACCTCCCGGGCGGGGTGTGGAACATCCTCGCCGCCGCGGAGATGGGCGCCGACCACGCCATCCCGCGCCGCCGCTCCGTCTCCGTCATGGCGGTGTCCCTGCTCGTCTCCGTCGTCACCGGCAGCGCGCTCGCCCTCGCCGCGATCGCCGTCGCGCCCGGAGAGGACGCGGCCGCGTACAGCTGGGTGGGCTGGGCGTTCCCGGCGTTCCTCGTCCTGCTCGCCCCGCCCGTGCTCAACCGGGTCCTCGGCCTGGCGCTGCGCCTGACCCGGCGGCCGCCGCTGGAGAAGCCCGTCAGCGCCCGCGGCGTCGCCCTCGCCGCCCTCTGGTCGGTGCTGTCCTGGCTCACCGCCGGCGTCCAGGTGAGCCTCCTGGCGGTCCCGCTCGGCATGGACCTCACGGCCGCGACGTACGCCCTCGCCGCCGGGGGCTACGCCCTCGCGTGGACCGTCGGCTTCCTCGTGCTCGTCGTCCCGGCGGGGGTGGGCATCCGCGAGGCGGTCCTGGGGGCGGTCCTCACCACCCAGCTCGGGACCGGTGCCGTCGTCCTCGTCGTCCTCCTCAGCCGGGTGCTGCTCACCGGCGCGGACCTGCTCCTGGGCGCCGTCGGGCTGCTCCTCGCCCGGGGCGGGGCGGTCCCCGTCGCGGACCCCGAGAAGACGGGGAGTGCCGCCCAGCCGTAG
- a CDS encoding glycosyltransferase, with protein sequence MRVLGFGTYDAQRHPRIEVLLDGMRAHGLDVSELVRPLGLSTAERVRMLQQPWRVAGLGARVLSRWARLAVAARRRWPRPDVVVVGYLGHFDVLLARLLFPRSVVVLDHLVFAATTATDRGTPTGVRTWLLGLLDRAAIAAADVVVVDTDEHRALVPAGRRSDTVVAPVGAPSAWFTAAAAQASGRAVGVDTPEGADGRLTVIFYGLFTPLQGAPVIGRALRLLHERGVAVRATLVGDGQDAAEVRDLVAGLDEVRWLPWVDPPELPAVVAAHDVCLGIFGASGKALRVVPNKVYQGAAAGTAVVTADTAPQRRVLGDAAVLVPPGSATALADALARLAADPGELAARRRAAADLAARAFTPAAVAAPVVEALQAVRPRAGGGR encoded by the coding sequence GTGAGGGTGCTGGGCTTCGGCACCTACGACGCCCAGCGCCACCCCAGGATCGAGGTGCTCCTCGACGGGATGCGTGCGCACGGCCTGGACGTCTCGGAGCTCGTCCGCCCGCTCGGCCTGTCCACCGCCGAGCGTGTGCGCATGCTCCAGCAGCCCTGGCGGGTCGCGGGCCTGGGCGCGCGGGTCCTGTCCCGGTGGGCCCGGCTGGCCGTCGCGGCACGGCGCCGGTGGCCGCGGCCCGACGTCGTCGTCGTCGGGTACCTCGGGCACTTCGACGTCCTCCTCGCACGTCTCCTCTTCCCCCGCTCGGTGGTCGTCCTGGACCACCTCGTCTTCGCCGCGACCACCGCGACCGACCGCGGCACCCCGACCGGGGTGCGTACCTGGCTGCTGGGCCTGCTCGACCGCGCCGCGATCGCCGCCGCCGACGTCGTCGTCGTGGACACCGACGAGCACCGCGCACTGGTGCCGGCCGGCCGGCGGTCCGACACGGTCGTCGCTCCCGTGGGGGCGCCGTCGGCGTGGTTCACGGCCGCCGCCGCGCAGGCGTCCGGCCGGGCGGTCGGGGTCGACACCCCGGAGGGGGCCGACGGGCGCCTCACGGTCATCTTCTACGGCCTGTTCACCCCGCTCCAGGGTGCGCCCGTCATCGGCCGTGCCCTGCGCCTGCTGCACGAGCGGGGCGTGGCCGTGCGCGCGACCCTCGTCGGTGACGGTCAGGACGCCGCCGAGGTGCGCGACCTCGTGGCCGGCCTGGACGAGGTCCGCTGGCTGCCCTGGGTCGACCCGCCGGAGCTGCCGGCCGTCGTCGCCGCGCACGACGTCTGCCTGGGGATCTTCGGCGCCTCCGGCAAGGCGCTGCGGGTCGTGCCCAACAAGGTCTACCAGGGGGCCGCGGCCGGCACCGCGGTGGTGACGGCGGACACCGCCCCGCAGCGCCGGGTCCTCGGCGACGCCGCCGTCCTCGTGCCCCCGGGCAGCGCCACGGCGCTCGCGGACGCGCTCGCGCGGCTGGCGGCGGACCCCGGGGAGCTCGCGGCACGGCGCCGGGCGGCGGCGGACCTCGCAGCGCGCGCGTTCACACCGGCGGCCGTCGCCGCCCCGGTCGTCGAGGCGCTCCAGGCCGTCCGGCCGCGCGCCGGGGGAGGTCGCTGA